Proteins encoded together in one Salvelinus fontinalis isolate EN_2023a chromosome 6, ASM2944872v1, whole genome shotgun sequence window:
- the LOC129856972 gene encoding gastrula zinc finger protein XlCGF57.1-like, with the protein MKNKSVKKQHKIKRSKHHRDPIKTECETQSDDVNCKREEPDISQAPSPNTKGVTSNSIQIKEEPADFEVQSHCLDSRALHKDSGTVITKTETDSVYISQGTVEIKAEYDSDSEIHKVVVKRETQVCFMKEENVGEENTDEDPEDGRDTDSNKVSSPQFFPCSYCTISFTNHSFLEKHIKWNHQKEYLAMLRNSFSKSSGTETVPTHSCLHCSLMFQTPRLLSIHTRQIHPSATPRKPARPHRVSVKLYTCPQCARRFRYLGSLQNHCELSHKMAVVSTNGHLSCADCGKSFKNCWGLGPHLCHEPEGTEPQDIKPVVCLEVGFHCSECGKILCSPQSLNIHMRIHTGEKPYACKECGKRFAESGSLRKHLLIHSGVKAFKCQECGKDFARMKGLRSHMTTHSGKKQYSCSHCDRQFGYKSSLTIHLRSHTGEKPFHCTECGKDFSIKRNLRLHLKIHNNEKGHQCGECGLKVIDIGALKTHMRSHTGERPYHCTVCSKQFIRLEHLKNHQRTHTGERPYVCSECSKSFAQSGDLTKHIRTHTGEKPYECSVCHGCYTSSGDLGKHMRIHNGSRPFPCQECDKSFRLVGHLKTHMRTHTGERPYSCPRCLRTFARTHHLSVHLAQCR; encoded by the exons ATGAAGAACAAATCTGTGAAAAAGCAACACAAAATCAAGAGGTCTAAACACCATCGAGACCCCATCAAAACAGAGTGTGAAACACAGTCAGATGATGTTAACTGCAAAAGAGAAGAACCAGACATTAGCCAAGCTCCCTCTCCCAACACTAAAGGGGTTACTTCCAACTCCATCCAAATTAAAGAGGAACCAGCAGACTTTGAAGTACAGAGTCATTGCTTGGATTCTAGAGCACTCCACAAGGATTCTGGAACCGTCATAACCAAGACTGAAACAGATTCCGTTTACATTAGCCAAGGAACAGTAGAGATAAAAGCGGAGTATGATTCTGATTCTGAAATACACAAGGTGGTGGTTAAGAGAGAAACTCAAGTGTGTTTCATGAAGGAGGAGAATGTGGGTGAAGAAAACACAGATGAGGACCCTGAAGACGGGAGGGATACTGACAGCAACAAAG tctcttctcctcagtTCTTTCCTTGCTCATACTGCACCATCTCCTTCACCAACCATTCCTTCCTGGAAAAGCACATCAAGTGGAACCACCAGAAGGAGTATCTGGCCATGTTGAGAAATAGTTTTTCAAAGAGCAGTGGAACAGAGACGGTCCCAACACACAGCTGCCTCCACTGTAGCCTCATGTTCCAAACCCCACGGCTGCTTAGCATCCACACCCGCCAGATCCACCCTTCAGCCACTCCCCGGAAACCTGCTCGTCCCCACAGGGTTTCGGTGAAACTCTACACCTGCCCACAGTGTGCCCGCAGATTCAGATACCTGGGCAGTCTGCAAAACCACTGTGAGCTTTCACACAAAATGGCTGTTGTCAGCACCAATGGACACCTCAGTTGTGCCGattgtgggaagagcttcaagaATTGTTGGGGACTGGGACCTCACCTGTGTCACGAACCAGAGGGCACAGAACCTCAGGACATTAAGCCTGTGGTCTGTCTTGAAGTCGGCTTCCATTGCTCAGAGTGTGGCAAGATCCTCTGTAGTCCTCAGAGCCTGAACATTCACATGCGAATTCACACCGGAGAGAAGCCTTATGCCTGCAAGGAGTGTGGCAAAAGATTTGCTGAGAGCGGCAGTTTACGCAAACACCTGCTGATACACTCTGGAGTCAAGGCATTCAAATGTCAGGAATGCGGGAAGGATTTTGCCCGTATGAAGGGTCTCAGGAGTCACATGACCACTCATTCTGGCAAAAAGCAGTACTCCTGCTCCCACTGTGACCGGCAGTTTGGATACAAGTCTAGTCTGACCATTCACCTACGCtctcacacaggggagaaaccctttCACTGCACAGAGTGTGGTAAAGACTTCTCTATCAAGAGAAACCTGAGACTTCACCTAAAGATCCACAACAATGAGAAAGGCCACCAGTGTGGGGAGTGCGGCCTGAAGGTGATAGACATTGGGGCGTTGAAGACACACATGCGCTCACACACCGGCGAGAGGCCTTACCACTGCACAGTGTGCAGCAAGCAGTTCATTCGACTGGAACACCTGAAGAACCACCAACGCACTCACACAGGTGAGAGACCATACGTCTGTTCTGAGTGCAGCAAGAGTTTTGCTCAATCTGGAGATCTCACAAAACACATACGCAcccacactggagagaagccgtATGAATGTTCTGTCTGCCACGGCTGCTATACCTCTTCAGGGGATCTGGGAAAACACATGAGGATCCACAATGGCTCACGGCCCTTTCCCTGCCAGGAGTGTGACAAGAGCTTCCGCTTGGTCGGCCACCTTAAAACTCACATGAGGacccacactggtgagagaccgTACTCCTGCCCTCGCTGCCTCCGGACCTTCGCTCGCACCCACCACCTCTCTGTTCACCTGGCTCAGTGTCGCTGA
- the LOC129856973 gene encoding gastrula zinc finger protein XlCGF57.1-like, translating into MKNKPGKKQHNKTKRTKHHRDPIKTECGTQSDDAYCNREEPDISQSPYITKGVCISSIQIKEEPTDFEQQGMGEEQNRSVPSFQKKDIKHQNTSSPMTGCSQISRSPMVMLTRLSNVVVKTLLRDTKVCLVKEENPDVPDGVSSPQFFPCPHCTISFTDCYFLENHMKTKHQKQYLALFKGHVSTSKTVYAPTHSCPHCSCMFHTPRQLHVHTRQAHPSPSLRKLHPCPYCARSFQYIARLHTHCKVWHKMAVAFTDGYLSCADCGKSFKNCWGLGPHQCHKPEDTKPENGPVCLNIGMPCSECGKSCSSPQNLRIHMRTHTGEKPYVCKECGKSFSEASSHCKHMMIHSGVKPFKCQDCGKDFARMWHLRVHMTVHSGEKPLSCPKCDRRFAYSDSLKLHLRTHSGERPFKCTVCGKDFADKGYLKLHLKIHSNERNYHCGVCGLKFINIAALKTHQRTHTGERPFHCTVCDKTFFRHAHLKNHQRTHTGEKPYTCTECGKSFTQSGDLTKHIRTHTGEKPYECSVCHGCYTSSGDLGKHMRIHNGSRPYHCQECDKSFRMVGHLKTHMRTHTGERPYSCPRCHRTFARAHHLSGHLPRCC; encoded by the exons ATGAAGAACAAACCTGGGAAAAAGCAACACAACAAAACCAAGCGGACTAAACACCATCGAGACCCCATCAAAACAGAGTGTGGAACACAGTCAGATGATGCTTATTGCAATAGAGAAGAACCAGACATTAGCCAATCACCCTACATTACTAAAGGGGTTTGTATCAGCTCCATCCAAATCAAAGAGGAACCAACAGACTTTGAACAGCAGGGAATGGGAGAGGAACAAAACCGTTCTGTTCCTTCCTTCCAGAAGAAGGACATCAAACATCAAAATACATCCAGTCCTATGACCGGATGTAGCCAGATATCACGGAGTCCTATGGTGATGCTAACAAGATTGTCTAAT GTGGTGGTTAAGACTCTTCTGCGAGACACTAAAGTGtgtttggtgaaggaggaaaaCCCAGATGTGCCCGATGGAG tctcttctcctcagtTCTTTCCTTGTCCACACTGCACCATCTCCTTCACTGACTGTTACTTCCTGGAGAACCACATGAAGACTAAACACCAGAAGCAGTACCTGGCTTTGTTCAAAGGCCATGTCTCAACGAGTAAAACCGTGTATGCCCCCACACACAGCTGTCCCCACTGTAGCTGCATGTTTCATACCCCACGGCAGCTACACGTCCACACCCGTCaggcccacccctctccctctctgagaaAACTCCACCCCTGCCCCTATTGTGCCCGCAGCTTCCAGTACATAGCCAGACTGCATACTCACTGCAAGGTTTGGCATAAAATGGCTGTCGCTTTCACAGATGGGTACCTCAGTTGcgctgactgtggaaagagtttcaagAATTGCTGGGGACTGGGGCCTCACCAGTGTCACAAGCCTGAGGACACTAAGCCTGAGAATGGCCCTGTCTGTCTGAACATTGGCATGCCATGCTCAGAGTGTGGTAAAAGCTGCTCTAGTCCTCAGAATCTGCGCattcacatgcgcacacacactggCGAGAAGCCTTACGTCTGTAAGGAGTGTGGCAAGAGCTTCTCAGAAGCCAGCAGTCATTGCAAACACATGATGATACACTCGGGTGTCAAGCCATTCAAATGCCAAGACTGCGGAAAGGATTTTGCCCGGATGTGGCACCTCCGAGTTCACATGACCGTTCACTCTGGCGAGAAGCCTTTATCCTGCCCCAAATGTGACAGGCGGTTTGCATACAGTGATTCTTTGAAGCTTCACCTGCGCACACACTCAGGGGAGAGACCTTTCAAATGTACTGTGTGTGGTAAAGATTTTGCAGATAAAGGTTATCTTAAGTTGCATCTGAAGATCCACAGCAATGAAAGAAACTACCATTGTGGGGTTTGTGGGCTGAAGTTCATAAACATTGCTGCGTTGAAAACCCACCAGCGCACACACACTGGGGAGAGGCCTTTCCATTGCACAGTGTGTGACAAGACATTTTTCCGACACGCACACCTGAAGAACCACCAGCGCACTCACACAGGTGAGAAACCATACACCTGTACTGAGTGCGGCAAAAGCTTCACTCAGTCTGGAGATCTCACAAAACACATACGCAcccacactggagagaagccgtATGAATGTTCTGTCTGCCATGGCTGCTATACCTCTTCAGGGGATCTGGGCAAACATATGAGGATCCACAATGGTTCACGGCCATATCACTGCCAGGAGTGTGACAAAAGCTTCCGCATGGTCGGCCACCTTAAAACTCACATGAGGacccacactggtgagagaccgTACTCCTGCCCCCGCTGCCATCGTACTTTTGCTCGCGCCCACCACCTCTCTGGTCACCTGCCTAGATGTTGCTGA